ACTTTTGGTGCGGATGACGCCAGAGTTGCTAAAGAGGCAGGTATTCCTCCAATGTTGGTAAAAGATGAAAACGACAATCTTGTTCCGTTAGTAGATCTGCAGGGTAGATTTATAAAAGGAGAAAATGTTCCGGAAGTATTCTCAGGAAAGTATATCAAAAATGAATATTATGATGACGGGACCGCTCCTGAAAAATCTTGGGATGTTCATTTGGCAATTGTATTAAAAGAAGAGAATAAAGCTTTCAAAGTAGAGAAATACGTCCACAGTTATCCTCATTGCTGGAGAACTGACAAACCTGTATTATATTACCCATTGGATTCGTGGTTTGTAAAAATGACAGCCGTAAAAGACCGCCTGGTGAATCTGAACAAGGAGATCAACTGGAAGCCAAAAGCTACCGGAGAAGGACGTTTTGCCAACTGGTTAGAAAATGTTAATGACTGGAACCTTTCACGTTCCCGTTACTGGGGTATTCCATTACCTATCTGGAGAACAGATGACCTGAAAGAAGAGATAGTAATCGGTTCTGTAGAAGAACTATACAACGAGATCGAAAAATCCGTTGAAAAAGGATTCATGAAAGAAAATCCTTTCAAAGGGTTTGAAATAGGAAACATGACGGAAGAAAACTACTCTTTGGTAGATCTGCATAAAAATGTGGTAGACAAAGTTGTTTTGGTATCTGCATCAGGAAAACCTATGAATCGTGAAAGCGACCTGATCGATGTATGGTTTGACTCAGGCTCTATGCCTTATGCCCAATTGCATTACCCTTTTGAAAATAAAGAATTAATAGACAATAAAAAGGCCTTTCCGGCGGACTTCATTGCCGAAGGTGTGGATCAGACCCGTGGTTGGTTCTATACCCTTCACGCAATCGGAACAGCCGTTTTTGATTCAGTTGCTTATAAAAATGTTATGAGTAACGGACTTGTTCTGGATAAAAACGGTCAGAAAATGTCTAAGCGTTTAGGTAATGCGGTAGATCCGTTTGAAACTCTTTCCGTTTATGGCCCGGATGCTACACGTTGGTACATGATCTCCAACGCAAATCCTTGGGAGAATTTGAAATTTGATATTGAGGGCATCGATGAGGTAAGAAGAAAATTCTTCGGAACCCTTTATAATACTTATTCCTTCTTTGCATTATATGCGAATGTGGATGGATTCAATTATTCAGAAAAGGATGTGGAAAACCGTCCGGAAATAGACAGATGGATCCTTTCCGAACTGAACCTTTTAATTAAAGAGGTTAAAGCATTCTACGAGGATTATGAACCTACAAGAGTAGCAAGAGCGATAAGTAATTTTGTAAATGACAACTTAAGTAACTGGTATGTAAGATTATGCAGAAGACGTTTCTGGAAAGGAGACTACTCCGATGACAAGATCTCCGCTTACCAGACTTTATATACATGTCTTGAGGTAGTTGCTAAATTATCCGCACCAATTGCTCCGTTCTTTATGGATCAGTTGTATCAGGATCTGAATAAGGTAACAGGAAAAGAAAACTGTGATTCAATACACCTTACAGATTTTCCGGTTGCTGATGAAAGTTTAATCGATCAGGATCTGGTTGAAAAAACCCATTTAGCACAGCAAATCACAAGCATGGTATTCTCTCTTAGAAAAAAAGAGAATGTAAAAGTACGCCAGCCTTTACAAAAGGTATTGGTTCCTGTATTAGATTCCAAAGCTGAAGAACAGATTCTTGCAGTTGCGGAACTGATCAAACAGGAAGTGAATGTAAAAGAATTACAATTAATCAATGCAGAAGAAGCTTCTCATTTAATTGTAAAGCAAATTAAACCGAACTTTAAGGCATTAGGCCCTAAATTAGGGAAGGATATGAAAGTAGTTGGAAATGAAATTGCTAATTTCTCATCAGAACAAATTGCTGATTTAGAAAAAGAAGGCAAAATAGCTATCCAAGGTTACGAAATAACAATGAATGATGTTGAAATTTCAACAAAAGACATTCCGGGATGGACAGTAACTTCTGATGGAAAAACAACTGTGGCATTAGATTTGACGTTGACAGACGAGTTGAAATCTGAAGGTGTGGCAAGAGAGTTCATCAATAGAATTCAAAACCTGAGAAAAGACAAAGACTTCGAGTTGACAGACAGAATAAATATCTTCATAGAAGAAAATTCACCATTCCTTGATAATATCAAGAAAAATGAAGAATATATTTCTGCAGAGGTCTTGTCAAATAAAATAGAAATTGTATCTTCACTTTCAAATTTTAACGAAATTGAGATAGATGAGGTTAATTTTAAGGTAAATGTTGAAAAAAATTAACATATAGTTATTGCATTTCAAATTCCATTTCATAATTTTATTAAAAAAGAGAAAAGAACATGTCAGACGAAAGAGTAAGATATAATGATTCTGATTTACAAGAGTTTAAAGCGATCATTAAAGAAAAAATAGAAAAAGCAGAAAAAGATTTACAACTGATAAGAGAAAGCTTTATCAATGACCAGAATAATGGGACTGATGACACATCGCCTACATTCAAAGCGTTTGAAGAAGGAGCTGAAACTCTTAGTAAGGAACAAAACTCGATCTTAGCAGGAAGACAGGAAAAATTTGTTCGTGATCTTAAGAACGCTTTAATCAGAATAGAAAATAAAACGTATGGTGTTTGCAGAGTAACAGGGAAACTGATTCCAAAAGAAAGATTATTGGCAGTTCCTCATGCTACCTTAAGCATCGAAGCGAAAAATATGCAGAAATAACCGTAAGGTTTGTAAAATAAATTTGGGTTTATATTGTATTAGCAGTAATACTTTATAAACCTAATTTTTAATTTATATCCATGAGCGAATATTTAATTTTAGGGTTGATCCTTATTGTGGTTTTATGGTTTTTCAACAGGGAAAGGATTAAAAACAAATTCTTTCCTGATCAGCACAAAAACTATACAATCGATGATCAGTTTAATTCCGATAAACGCGAAAGGGAAAAAGAAATTGACAAACTTTTAGGTAAGATGGGCAAAAACGGCATCAATGATCTTTCTCCAAAAGACAGAAAAAGACTTGACGAATTATCTAAGAAGTAAAAATCTAAATCCAGAACAATGGAATCTATAATAGTACATCCCAAAAATCCTATGGAGCTGAGTGCACTGAAAAGTGTTCTGAAGGAAATGAACATTAAATTTGAAAAGGCTCATGTTAAAAGTTCATTTAACGGACAAAAAGTGATCAAGAAAGCAAGCGATAATAAAAATGTAAAACCAGCTGCAAAATCCTCAAAACCTAAAGGACAGTAATGAAAAAGATATTAGCTATTACATTTTTGGTATTGTTAATCGACCAGGCTTCAAAAATATATATAAAAACTCATTTCAACCTTGATGATAGCGTTTCCGTTCTTCCGGGTTTCAAGCTTACTTTCGTAGAGAATCCAGGAATGGCTTATGGGCTTCACTTTGGAGGTGTTATAGGTAAATATTTTTTAGTTATTCTAAGAATATTCCTGATCGGAGGGATGATTTATATGTTCAAAAAATGGCTTCAGCAGGGAGCTTCCAATTATCTTATCATTCCAATGGCTGTAATTTTTGCAGGAGCCATCGGTAATCTTATCGACGGAATGTTTTACGGGTTAATTTTCGATAGCGGCACCGTTTATGATCCTAGCATCGACCGCTGGATCGGATACGGAGGTATTTCGAAAATAGCTTCTGCAGGACAGGGATATTCGTCTTTCATGAGAGGCTGTGTAGTGGATATGCTTCACTTCCCACTGGTAGACTGGAATGTACCGGAAAGCTTCCCTCTTATTGGTGGAAAGCACATTGAATTTTTCAAATATATCTTTAATGTCGCGGATTCTGCCATTACTGTAGGAGCCATATTATTATTGATTTTCAGAAAAAAGGCCTTTCCCAACGGACTGGAATTTTAGAAAATAATACAGATGAAAAAACTGATTAAAAATACTCTTAAAATTTTCCTGCTTCTTCTCGTAGCAGGAATTATTTTTATTGCCTTTGCCAACTATAATATCAAAAAACAAAGTGCCCCATACATTTCAGATAACTTATCAGTATTACCTTCGACCAAAACAGCAATCCTCCTTGGAACAAGTAAAACACTAAACAGCGGTATGCCTAATGCATACTTCTACAACAGAATACAATCCGCTATAGATCTCTATAAAAGTGGTAAGATACAATACATTATTGTAAGTGGAGATAACAGTACTGCGGACTATAATGAGCCTGAGGATATGCAGCTTGCTTTAATGAAATACGGAATTCCCCAGGATAAAATAATTCTGGATCACGCAGGTTTTAGAACACTAGATTCTGTAATCAGAGCTAAAGAGATTTTTGGACAAACCAGATTCATCATCATTTCCCAAAAGTTCCACAATGAAAGAGCCGTATTTTTAGCCCGTAAAAACGGAATCGAAGCCTATGGTTATAATGCAAATGATGTGAATAAATATGCGGGTTTAAAGACCAATCTAAGGGAGTATTTTGCTAAAACCAAAGTATACTGGGATCTTTTATTTGGGGTACAACCGAAATTCGGTGGGGAAAAGATTGTGATTCCATAGTTTTTGTGTCCCCAGATTTTGAGGATTGAGCATATTTTTATTTTAAATTAATTTTAACTTTGGACTAAAGCCCTATGGATGATCATTTTTTTTGAAAGCGGACTAAAGTCCGCTCCTATTGATCCTTCTTTTTTGTAAAAAATTCCCGAGATTTATCCAAAAATCTTTTAATCTTTTAATCTTTTAATCTTTTAATCTTTTAATCTTTTAATCTTTTAATCTTTTAATCTTTTAATCTTTTAATCTTTTAATTATTATTCCCGCCAAACCTCGTAAATTTGTGGTTCGTTAATTTTTATAAATAATAAAACAAAATGTCAAGAATTCTTACCGGCATTCAAGCCACCGGAACACCGCACCTTGGAAACTTATTGGGTGCTATTATTCCTGCTGTTGAACTATCGAAACAGGAAGGAAATGAATCATTTTTATTCATCGCTAATCTGCATTCATTAACTCAGATAAAGGATGCAAAAGAGCTGAAACAAAACACCTACGAGATTGCTGCGGCTTGGCTTGCTTGTGGGCTGGATACTGAAAAAACATTTTTTTACAGACAGAGTGATATCCCTGAAACCTGTGAACTATCTTGGCATTTATCATGTTTTTTTCCTTATCAGAGATTAACCCTGGCGCATTCATTTAAGGATAAAGCAGACAGGCTTCAGGATGTGAATGCCGGTCTTTTTACTTATCCTATTTTAATGGCTGCAGATATTTTATTGTACGATGCAGAAATAGTTCCAGTAGGAAAGGATCAGCTTCAGCATTTGGAAATTGCCCGGGATGTAGCCTCAAGGTTTAATAATCAGATGGGAGAGGTACTGGTACTTCCTCAGGCCGAACTTCAGGAAAATACAAAATATGTCCCTGGAACAGATGGTCGCAAAATGTCTAAATCCATGGGAAATATTATTAATATTTTCTTACCGGATAAAGAACTGAAAAAACAGGTGATGAGCATTGAGACAGATTCCAAATCATTGGAGGAGCCGAAAGATCCTGAAACCGACAAAGTATTTGCAATCTATCAATTGATTGCAACTCCTGAACAGACAGAGGAGCTAAGAGCAAAATATCTTGCAGGAAACTTCGGATACGGACATGCAAAAACAGAACTTTTAAACCTGATTACCACCCGTTTCCAGAAGGAAAGAGAAACATTTACGTACTATATGACCCACCT
The sequence above is drawn from the Chryseobacterium daecheongense genome and encodes:
- a CDS encoding rhomboid family protein, with the translated sequence MSEYLILGLILIVVLWFFNRERIKNKFFPDQHKNYTIDDQFNSDKREREKEIDKLLGKMGKNGINDLSPKDRKRLDELSKK
- the trpS gene encoding tryptophan--tRNA ligase, whose protein sequence is MSRILTGIQATGTPHLGNLLGAIIPAVELSKQEGNESFLFIANLHSLTQIKDAKELKQNTYEIAAAWLACGLDTEKTFFYRQSDIPETCELSWHLSCFFPYQRLTLAHSFKDKADRLQDVNAGLFTYPILMAADILLYDAEIVPVGKDQLQHLEIARDVASRFNNQMGEVLVLPQAELQENTKYVPGTDGRKMSKSMGNIINIFLPDKELKKQVMSIETDSKSLEEPKDPETDKVFAIYQLIATPEQTEELRAKYLAGNFGYGHAKTELLNLITTRFQKERETFTYYMTHLDELEAKLQEGAAKTRVIAVETIKRVRESLGV
- a CDS encoding lipoprotein signal peptidase, giving the protein MKKILAITFLVLLIDQASKIYIKTHFNLDDSVSVLPGFKLTFVENPGMAYGLHFGGVIGKYFLVILRIFLIGGMIYMFKKWLQQGASNYLIIPMAVIFAGAIGNLIDGMFYGLIFDSGTVYDPSIDRWIGYGGISKIASAGQGYSSFMRGCVVDMLHFPLVDWNVPESFPLIGGKHIEFFKYIFNVADSAITVGAILLLIFRKKAFPNGLEF
- the ileS gene encoding isoleucine--tRNA ligase — translated: MSQFKEYKNLNLIDIADNVSEFWKQNKTFNKSVEIREGSPEFVFYEGPPSANGMPGIHHVMARALKDIFCRYQTQNGKQVFRKAGWDTHGLPVELGVEKELGITKEDIGKKISIEDYNKACREAVMRYTDVWNNLTEKIGYWVDLDDPYITYKSKYMETVWWLLKQLYNKELLYKGYTIQPYSPKAGTGLSSHELNQPGTYRDVSDTTIVAQFRVKKETSDLFNDVEGNVDILAWTTTPWTLPSNTALAVGRDIEYVVVKTFNQYTFEPVTVVLARVLLEKNFGKKYVAGTAEDFANYTSESKTIPYQILKEFNGEKLAGTQYEQLIPWFTPSETPEKAFRVIIGDFVTTEDGTGIVHIAPTFGADDARVAKEAGIPPMLVKDENDNLVPLVDLQGRFIKGENVPEVFSGKYIKNEYYDDGTAPEKSWDVHLAIVLKEENKAFKVEKYVHSYPHCWRTDKPVLYYPLDSWFVKMTAVKDRLVNLNKEINWKPKATGEGRFANWLENVNDWNLSRSRYWGIPLPIWRTDDLKEEIVIGSVEELYNEIEKSVEKGFMKENPFKGFEIGNMTEENYSLVDLHKNVVDKVVLVSASGKPMNRESDLIDVWFDSGSMPYAQLHYPFENKELIDNKKAFPADFIAEGVDQTRGWFYTLHAIGTAVFDSVAYKNVMSNGLVLDKNGQKMSKRLGNAVDPFETLSVYGPDATRWYMISNANPWENLKFDIEGIDEVRRKFFGTLYNTYSFFALYANVDGFNYSEKDVENRPEIDRWILSELNLLIKEVKAFYEDYEPTRVARAISNFVNDNLSNWYVRLCRRRFWKGDYSDDKISAYQTLYTCLEVVAKLSAPIAPFFMDQLYQDLNKVTGKENCDSIHLTDFPVADESLIDQDLVEKTHLAQQITSMVFSLRKKENVKVRQPLQKVLVPVLDSKAEEQILAVAELIKQEVNVKELQLINAEEASHLIVKQIKPNFKALGPKLGKDMKVVGNEIANFSSEQIADLEKEGKIAIQGYEITMNDVEISTKDIPGWTVTSDGKTTVALDLTLTDELKSEGVAREFINRIQNLRKDKDFELTDRINIFIEENSPFLDNIKKNEEYISAEVLSNKIEIVSSLSNFNEIEIDEVNFKVNVEKN
- a CDS encoding YdcF family protein, with the protein product MKKLIKNTLKIFLLLLVAGIIFIAFANYNIKKQSAPYISDNLSVLPSTKTAILLGTSKTLNSGMPNAYFYNRIQSAIDLYKSGKIQYIIVSGDNSTADYNEPEDMQLALMKYGIPQDKIILDHAGFRTLDSVIRAKEIFGQTRFIIISQKFHNERAVFLARKNGIEAYGYNANDVNKYAGLKTNLREYFAKTKVYWDLLFGVQPKFGGEKIVIP
- a CDS encoding TraR/DksA C4-type zinc finger protein — encoded protein: MSDERVRYNDSDLQEFKAIIKEKIEKAEKDLQLIRESFINDQNNGTDDTSPTFKAFEEGAETLSKEQNSILAGRQEKFVRDLKNALIRIENKTYGVCRVTGKLIPKERLLAVPHATLSIEAKNMQK